The Chryseobacterium shigense genome segment TGGCGCTTTACATTCAATCAGGATAATGGGTTCTGTTTTTTCGGTAATCAGCAGATCTATTCTTTTGGTAAGGCCATTTAGAAGGATCTTTTTTTCAGTGATAAGTGCTGATGGGGAATAGGCTTTTACGGTAAGATAATAATGTATCCAATGCTGTCTTACCCATTCTTCGGGGGTAAGGAGAAGGTAAGTTTTGCGGACCAAGTCATAAATAAAAAACTTATCTTTGTCTTTCTTGAATTTAAAATCAAAAGTTTCCTGAAAATTCAGTTTTGGAAGTTCCATTAATAAGATGAAAGAATTAGATTTAATCCTCAAAAATATTAAAAATAAAGAAGTTTTACCTATTTATTTTTTCCACGGAGAAGAACCTTACTTTATTGATGCTGCTGTAAAAGCACTTGAACACGACTTTCTGGAAGAAGATGAAAAAGCCTTTAACCAGACCGTGGTATATGGAAAAGATACTTCTTATCAGGAAATCCTTTCCCTGGCAAGGCAGTTCCCGATGATGGGTGATAAGCAGGTAATTATTGTAAAGGAAGCCCAGGATTTGAAATTCAATGAAGAAGAAAACAGGGTTTTGGAAACCTATGTTGAAAATCCCGTTCCTTCTACTGTATTGGTTTTTGCCCATAAGCACAAAAAGCTGGACAGCCGGAAAAAAGCTACAAAAGCTCTGGATAAAGCAAAGGCACTTTTTTTAAGCGAGTCCGTACGGGATACCAATCTTCCCAAATGGATTGCCGATGAATGCGCCCTGCTGAAAATAAAAACAGCCCCGAATATTTCCCATCTGCTTGCTGAATATCTCGGAAACGACCTCTCCAGAATTGCCAATGAGCTGAATAAATTGAAGATCATCCTTAAAGAAGGCGAAATACTGGACGGAACTATTGTGGAAAACCACATCGGGATCAGTAAAGAATATAATGTGTTTGAGCTGCAGAAAGCTTTGGGAACTAAAAATGCGGATACAGCCTTCAGAATTGCCCATTTTATGGGTAAAAATCCAAAGAATAATCCTTTTGTAATGATGCTGGCCAATCTTTACAGCTATTTCTCCAATGTCATTATTTACCAGACTATGGCGGGACAGCCTCAGCAGGCTATTGCTTCACAGATGGGGGTCAATCCGTATTTCCTGAAAGACTATGCGGAAAGTGCAAGGCTTTATCCTCTGAAACATGCCACAAGAGTTATCTCTATTTTAAGGGAATTTGACATGAAAGGAAAAGGACTAGGAGCTGTAAATATGAGCGAAGCGGAACTGATTAAGGAACTGGTATACAAGATCATCAATGTGGATAAGATTAAGATGAAAGTGTAATGAGTTTGAGAGTGGGAGAGTAAGAGGGTTTGAGAACGAAAGAGTGGGAGAGTGAAATGAAAGGTTATTAATATGGGATTAGCCGGTTTCCGTTTCCATTATCTATCTCGAAACAAGCATCACGCATCCCGTACCTCGTAACGCATCCCCACAATTGACAATTCACATATCTGATATTGACAAGTATCATCAAAAATACTTTAATAAAACATTAAAAATTGCGAAATTAGCGCACTGAATAAAAATCTTTTTGAACAAGCAAATTTATGGAGCAAAATATTTTAGATTGTGTCATCGTTGGATCCGGACCTTCTGGTTTCACAGCAGCAATATATGCAGCAAGAGCAGACCTGAAACCTGAACTGTATACTGGTTTGGAGCCGGGCGGGCAATTAACAACAACTACTGAGGTGGATAACTTCCCGGGGTATCCGGCTGGGATTACAGGGCCTGAAATGATGATGGATCTGCAGAAGCAGGCAGAAAGATTCGAAACCAAAGTTCATTACGAAATGATCACCAAAGCGGAATTCTCTAAAGAAATTGGCGGTGTTCACAAACTATATGCAGGAAATAAGGAGATCTTCGCTAAAACAGTCATTATCTCTACAGGTGCTACGGCAAAATATCTTGGCCTTGATGATGAAAAGAAATATGCAGGAGGCGGTGTTTCCGCATGTGCTACGTGCGACGGGTTCTTCTACAGAGGAAAAGATGTAGTGGTAGTAGGAGCGGGGGATACAGCAGCGGAAGAAGCTACTTACCTTGCAAAGCTTACCAGAAAAGTAACTATGCTGGTAAGAAAAGACGTATTCAGAGCTTCTAAAGCTATGATCCACAGGGTAGAAAATACTCCGAATATTGAAGTGAAATTCAATCATGAGCTGATT includes the following:
- a CDS encoding type I restriction enzyme HsdR N-terminal domain-containing protein, whose product is MELPKLNFQETFDFKFKKDKDKFFIYDLVRKTYLLLTPEEWVRQHWIHYYLTVKAYSPSALITEKKILLNGLTKRIDLLITEKTEPIILIECKAPQVKLTEKTFEQTARYNSIIGAKEIILTNGLQHINAYYENEQYQFYKPE
- the holA gene encoding DNA polymerase III subunit delta, which gives rise to MKELDLILKNIKNKEVLPIYFFHGEEPYFIDAAVKALEHDFLEEDEKAFNQTVVYGKDTSYQEILSLARQFPMMGDKQVIIVKEAQDLKFNEEENRVLETYVENPVPSTVLVFAHKHKKLDSRKKATKALDKAKALFLSESVRDTNLPKWIADECALLKIKTAPNISHLLAEYLGNDLSRIANELNKLKIILKEGEILDGTIVENHIGISKEYNVFELQKALGTKNADTAFRIAHFMGKNPKNNPFVMMLANLYSYFSNVIIYQTMAGQPQQAIASQMGVNPYFLKDYAESARLYPLKHATRVISILREFDMKGKGLGAVNMSEAELIKELVYKIINVDKIKMKV
- the trxB gene encoding thioredoxin-disulfide reductase — encoded protein: MEQNILDCVIVGSGPSGFTAAIYAARADLKPELYTGLEPGGQLTTTTEVDNFPGYPAGITGPEMMMDLQKQAERFETKVHYEMITKAEFSKEIGGVHKLYAGNKEIFAKTVIISTGATAKYLGLDDEKKYAGGGVSACATCDGFFYRGKDVVVVGAGDTAAEEATYLAKLTRKVTMLVRKDVFRASKAMIHRVENTPNIEVKFNHELIGIEGENSLVERAVIINNQTQEKSTVDVEGIFIAIGHKPNTDIFTGQIDLDENGYILTEKGSTRTNLPGVFAAGDVQDHIYRQAITAAGSGCMAAMDAEKYLAELH